The Nitriliruptor alkaliphilus DSM 45188 genome includes a region encoding these proteins:
- a CDS encoding HD domain-containing phosphohydrolase produces the protein MPGAAAGDATSPEDLVRTAEVIASLCLATDLGMGFPFEHGLAATLTTMRLCDALGVDAETAKVTYYVSLLMYSGCTVDGQERAGIFGGSLTQQHTHRQHGSQLESLVGIARALPSPEASLPRRTYQVATRLPRARSFALRHFNAFCEVAGMLAERLGLPESVAEIFPYLSERWDGASMLSRAEGADIPLPLRITQVGRDATYQRLMADDDDVVETIKARSGRAFDPAVVDAFLADAPEVLGPAELEASVWDVVLAAEPGPMLMLGDGAVDRALWAMGAFSDTASPYLTGHSTGVGELACRAAAIVGMDETDATTLRRAGYLHDLGRAAVDPRVWAKAGPLSPAEWEQVRLHPYHTERVLVRSPFLAPYARIAGAHHERLDASGYHRGVDAAALPRAARLLAAADAYRCKTEPRPYREAFTPAQATQALATRAEAGGLDVEMVMAVAEAADQRRPQIRRPAGLTDREVEVIGLLAHGKATKQIAASLSISAKTADRHIQNIYGKIGVSSRAAATLYAAEHGLVS, from the coding sequence ATGCCCGGAGCAGCCGCTGGGGATGCGACATCCCCCGAGGATCTGGTTCGCACGGCAGAGGTGATCGCGTCGCTCTGCCTGGCCACGGACCTCGGGATGGGGTTCCCGTTCGAGCACGGACTCGCGGCCACCCTCACCACGATGCGGCTGTGCGACGCCCTAGGGGTCGACGCCGAGACCGCCAAGGTGACGTACTACGTGTCGCTGCTGATGTACTCGGGCTGCACGGTCGACGGTCAGGAACGTGCAGGGATCTTCGGCGGCAGCCTCACGCAGCAGCACACGCACCGCCAGCACGGCTCCCAACTCGAGAGCCTGGTCGGCATCGCCAGAGCGCTGCCCTCCCCCGAAGCATCCTTGCCACGACGCACCTACCAGGTGGCCACACGGCTACCCCGAGCCCGTTCGTTCGCGCTCCGACACTTCAACGCGTTCTGCGAGGTCGCGGGGATGCTGGCCGAGCGGCTCGGTCTGCCGGAGTCGGTCGCCGAGATCTTCCCCTACCTGTCGGAGCGGTGGGACGGCGCCAGCATGCTGAGCCGCGCCGAGGGAGCGGACATCCCGCTCCCGCTGCGGATCACCCAGGTCGGCCGGGATGCCACCTACCAGCGGCTCATGGCCGACGACGACGATGTGGTGGAGACGATCAAGGCCCGGTCCGGCCGTGCGTTCGACCCCGCGGTCGTGGATGCCTTCCTCGCAGATGCCCCGGAGGTGCTCGGCCCGGCCGAACTCGAGGCGTCGGTGTGGGACGTCGTCCTGGCGGCCGAACCTGGGCCGATGCTCATGCTGGGGGACGGTGCGGTGGACCGGGCGCTGTGGGCGATGGGGGCCTTCTCCGACACCGCCTCCCCGTACCTGACCGGTCACTCGACCGGGGTGGGTGAGCTCGCGTGTCGCGCCGCTGCGATCGTGGGTATGGACGAGACCGATGCCACGACCCTGCGGAGGGCCGGCTACCTCCACGACCTCGGGCGCGCTGCCGTGGATCCGCGTGTCTGGGCGAAGGCAGGTCCCCTGTCGCCGGCTGAGTGGGAACAGGTGCGGCTCCACCCGTACCACACCGAGCGCGTCCTGGTGCGATCGCCGTTCCTGGCCCCGTACGCGAGGATCGCCGGTGCCCACCACGAACGACTCGACGCATCCGGCTACCACCGCGGCGTCGACGCCGCCGCGCTCCCGAGGGCGGCGAGGCTGCTGGCAGCCGCCGACGCGTACCGGTGCAAGACCGAGCCACGCCCCTACCGCGAGGCGTTCACGCCGGCGCAGGCGACCCAGGCTCTGGCCACCCGGGCAGAGGCGGGTGGGTTGGACGTCGAGATGGTGATGGCTGTGGCCGAGGCTGCCGACCAACGGCGCCCGCAGATCCGCCGACCAGCTGGCCTGACCGACCGTGAGGTCGAGGTGATCGGGTTGCTCGCACACGGCAAGGCGACGAAGCAGATCGCGGCGAGCCTCAGCATCTCGGCCAAGACCGCGGATCGCCACATCCAGAACATCTACGGCAAGATCGGCGTCTCCTCGCGGGCGGCGGCCACGCTCTACGCCGCCGAGCACGGCCTCGTGTCGTAG
- a CDS encoding methyltransferase family protein — MAAGTVQTLAVLLGAAHAVVLVLGSRWARPGRVAPVRASLHPPLAVRGGYAALVVPLLYPAVVVVSPGWGYEGWSNWSSPIDVALQGAGLGVWAAGMIVLVWAAKDLGRYLSVDGATEDHELVASGPYRYIRHPVYGSFTAIAAGAGLVFRSYLLVGVAAVWLVAARWWVRTEEALLSSPDGLGDAYRSYSERTGRFLPRLRQLRR; from the coding sequence GTGGCAGCGGGAACCGTTCAGACGCTCGCGGTGCTGTTGGGGGCCGCCCACGCCGTGGTCCTGGTGCTGGGGTCACGGTGGGCACGCCCCGGTCGCGTGGCGCCGGTCCGAGCCAGCCTGCACCCGCCCCTGGCCGTTCGGGGCGGGTACGCGGCGTTGGTGGTCCCGCTGCTGTATCCGGCTGTCGTGGTCGTCTCACCGGGCTGGGGATACGAGGGGTGGTCGAACTGGTCGTCCCCGATCGATGTGGCGCTGCAGGGAGCAGGGCTCGGAGTGTGGGCCGCGGGCATGATCGTCCTGGTCTGGGCGGCCAAGGACCTGGGGCGCTACCTGAGCGTGGACGGGGCGACCGAGGACCACGAGCTGGTGGCCTCGGGTCCGTACCGGTACATCCGCCACCCGGTCTACGGTTCGTTCACGGCCATCGCGGCCGGGGCTGGGCTCGTGTTCCGCAGCTACCTGCTCGTCGGGGTTGCGGCGGTGTGGCTGGTGGCCGCGCGGTGGTGGGTGAGGACGGAGGAAGCACTGCTGTCATCCCCCGATGGGCTCGGCGACGCCTACCGCTCCTACAGCGAACGGACCGGCCGGTTCCTGCCCAGGCTGCGTCAGCTTCGACGATGA
- a CDS encoding LLM class F420-dependent oxidoreductase, which yields MEISVVVAARPDVPPQEDLEVGVMADRLGFHELWIGEGWVWDAFVLATAIASRTDRIPLTVGPIPVSVRDPVMIASAAASTAAIARRPVGVALGTSSVRYVEAAHGRSRRRPATALSESAQVVRALFGGRPVDFDGEVISTHGYHLRLDPPGGPITVAAFGDRAIEVAATHADRMVLDLVSPDLAAEFRSRLHAAAARVGRPVPRLAAWIPAAVAPDPASYAQMMWSLVGYLEVAGYAEMFRDAGFVTAVDLASQGADRQELFDALPADAAYRVGLVGDAEAVSDRLAAYASAGLDEAVVVPATAGDPGGERTLTALAALRAG from the coding sequence ATGGAGATCAGCGTCGTGGTCGCCGCGCGGCCGGACGTCCCCCCGCAGGAGGACCTCGAGGTGGGCGTGATGGCCGATCGTCTCGGCTTCCACGAGCTCTGGATCGGCGAGGGGTGGGTGTGGGACGCGTTCGTCCTCGCCACCGCGATCGCGTCACGCACCGACCGCATCCCGCTGACCGTCGGGCCTATCCCGGTGTCGGTTCGGGACCCCGTGATGATCGCGAGCGCCGCTGCATCGACCGCCGCCATCGCACGGAGGCCGGTCGGCGTCGCCCTCGGCACCTCGAGCGTCCGCTACGTCGAGGCAGCGCACGGTCGATCGCGCCGGCGCCCCGCGACGGCGCTGTCGGAGAGCGCGCAGGTCGTTCGCGCCCTGTTCGGTGGCCGCCCCGTCGACTTCGACGGCGAGGTGATCTCCACGCACGGGTACCACCTCCGCCTGGATCCGCCCGGTGGGCCGATCACGGTGGCAGCCTTCGGGGACCGGGCCATCGAGGTCGCGGCCACGCACGCCGACCGGATGGTGCTCGATCTCGTCTCGCCCGACCTGGCGGCCGAGTTCCGGTCCCGGCTGCACGCCGCTGCGGCACGCGTCGGCCGCCCCGTGCCCCGCCTGGCTGCCTGGATCCCGGCAGCCGTCGCGCCGGATCCCGCGTCGTACGCGCAGATGATGTGGAGCCTCGTGGGCTACCTCGAGGTGGCTGGGTACGCGGAGATGTTCCGCGACGCCGGTTTCGTGACGGCCGTCGACCTGGCGTCGCAGGGCGCCGATCGGCAGGAGCTGTTCGACGCACTGCCAGCCGACGCTGCGTACCGGGTCGGGCTGGTCGGCGACGCCGAGGCGGTGTCGGACCGGCTGGCCGCGTACGCCTCGGCCGGGTTGGACGAGGCGGTCGTCGTTCCGGCGACCGCAGGCGATCCGGGGGGCGAACGCACCCTGACCGCGCTGGCCGCCCTCCGCGCTGGCTGA
- a CDS encoding carbohydrate kinase family protein, whose translation MTAPMVIVAGEALVDLVPRGDALWPSAAGSPVNVAVGLGRLGVATAFCGTVSTDGFGDLIATRLDDAGVALDLLTPVGLPTTLAVVHLDAEGRASYGFYLDGTSADGLTPDSLPSLPENAALHVSFGAIGPTTVPAGEALVHLIEREAGHRVVSLDPNVRPSAIDDLTATVARLEAAVAASDVVKASDEDLAALHPGVAPEEVAARWAGSGPALVVVTLGPDGAVAFGAAGRTEIPGRQVEVVDTVGAGDAFTAGLLGHLAGAGLLDREALRAIDADATTAALEHAVRVAAITCTRTGADPPTAADVG comes from the coding sequence GTGACCGCCCCGATGGTGATCGTGGCCGGCGAGGCGCTGGTCGACCTCGTCCCCCGTGGCGATGCGCTGTGGCCCTCGGCGGCCGGGTCGCCGGTCAACGTCGCCGTCGGGCTCGGCCGGCTCGGTGTCGCGACCGCCTTCTGCGGGACGGTCTCCACCGACGGGTTCGGGGATCTCATCGCGACGCGCCTCGACGATGCCGGGGTGGCCCTCGACCTGCTGACCCCGGTGGGGTTACCGACGACCCTGGCGGTGGTGCACCTCGACGCCGAGGGCCGAGCCAGCTACGGCTTCTACCTCGACGGCACCTCGGCCGACGGCCTGACCCCGGACAGCCTGCCGTCCCTGCCGGAGAACGCCGCGCTGCACGTGTCGTTCGGCGCCATCGGTCCCACGACCGTGCCCGCCGGTGAGGCGCTCGTGCACCTGATCGAGCGCGAGGCCGGCCACCGCGTCGTCAGCCTCGATCCCAACGTCCGCCCGAGCGCCATCGACGACCTGACCGCGACGGTCGCGCGCCTCGAGGCCGCCGTGGCCGCCAGCGACGTCGTGAAGGCCAGCGACGAGGACCTCGCGGCGCTCCACCCCGGGGTCGCGCCCGAGGAGGTCGCCGCCCGGTGGGCCGGCTCGGGCCCGGCCCTCGTGGTGGTCACCCTCGGGCCGGACGGTGCCGTGGCCTTCGGGGCCGCCGGGCGGACCGAGATCCCCGGTCGGCAGGTCGAGGTCGTCGACACGGTCGGGGCCGGGGACGCGTTCACGGCGGGGCTGCTCGGCCACCTCGCCGGGGCTGGGCTGCTCGACCGGGAGGCGCTCCGCGCCATCGACGCCGACGCCACCACGGCCGCGCTCGAGCACGCCGTCCGGGTCGCCGCGATCACCTGCACGCGGACGGGCGCCGATCCCCCGACCGCCGCGGACGTCGGCTGA
- a CDS encoding alpha-amylase family glycosyl hydrolase — protein sequence MTSTTSRTDRTGVTGVREVTRAGPWWRGAVGYEIYVRSFADGDGDGVGDLRGARTKLAHLADLGVDLLWLTPFYRSPQRDHGYDVSDYLDVDPLFGDLDDLSAFVDEAHELGMKVVADLVPNHSSDQHPWFQDALTGRDAEHRDRYVWRDGAPDGGPPNNWVSHFGGPAWTYHPPTDQWWMHLFLPEQPDLNWDDEVVRAEFERILATWFERGLDGFRIDVAHSLVEHPEFPDNPLKGDPPPEGAGPDDVFAAYEHVHDLDQEGVLDIYRAWNRVAADHDAVLIGEVYLLDPDAVARYVRDQDGLHLSFCFPALHTVWEVDDIATTLRAATTVGGPNFAWPLSSHDDPHAATRFGGGDLGARRALAYFTLLATLPGVPFLYQGDELGLDDGLIDTAEDPISLRNPGAVGRDGCRTPMPWEPGPGYGFTTGDPWLPFGTNRSGTRTAAAQAGDPRSPLERTRALLHARRGLPDLLGDLPATWLDVPAPLVAVRRGDTTVVLHVADSDVDGAAAVQLEVGRGRLVYASAEGTDLDDGHLVLPPDAAAIVVHSGGRL from the coding sequence GTGACGAGCACGACCAGCAGGACGGACCGGACCGGTGTCACGGGCGTGAGGGAGGTGACGAGGGCCGGGCCGTGGTGGCGGGGTGCCGTCGGGTACGAGATCTACGTCCGGTCCTTCGCGGACGGCGACGGTGACGGGGTCGGCGACCTGCGGGGCGCGCGGACCAAGCTCGCCCACCTCGCCGACCTCGGGGTCGACCTGCTCTGGCTCACGCCCTTCTACCGCTCCCCGCAGCGGGACCACGGCTACGACGTCAGCGACTACCTCGACGTCGATCCGTTGTTCGGCGACCTCGACGACCTCAGCGCCTTCGTCGACGAGGCCCACGAGCTCGGCATGAAGGTCGTCGCCGACCTCGTGCCCAACCACAGCTCCGACCAGCACCCGTGGTTCCAGGACGCCCTCACGGGCCGGGACGCCGAGCACCGTGACCGCTACGTGTGGCGCGACGGTGCCCCGGACGGCGGGCCACCCAACAACTGGGTCAGCCACTTCGGGGGCCCCGCCTGGACCTACCACCCACCGACCGATCAATGGTGGATGCACCTGTTCCTGCCCGAGCAGCCCGACCTCAACTGGGACGACGAGGTGGTGCGCGCCGAGTTCGAGCGGATCCTGGCGACCTGGTTCGAGCGCGGCCTCGACGGGTTCCGCATCGACGTCGCCCACTCGCTGGTCGAGCACCCCGAGTTCCCCGACAACCCCCTCAAAGGGGACCCGCCGCCGGAGGGTGCCGGGCCGGACGACGTCTTCGCCGCCTACGAGCACGTCCACGACCTCGACCAGGAGGGGGTGCTCGACATCTACCGCGCATGGAACCGGGTCGCCGCCGACCACGACGCGGTGCTGATCGGTGAGGTCTACCTGCTCGACCCGGACGCGGTCGCCCGGTACGTCCGTGACCAGGACGGCCTGCACCTGTCCTTCTGCTTCCCGGCGCTGCACACCGTCTGGGAGGTGGACGACATCGCCACGACGCTCCGCGCCGCCACCACGGTCGGTGGACCGAACTTCGCCTGGCCGCTGTCGAGCCACGACGACCCACACGCGGCGACCCGGTTCGGCGGTGGCGACCTCGGCGCCCGGCGGGCCCTGGCCTACTTCACCCTCCTGGCCACGCTGCCCGGGGTGCCCTTCCTCTACCAGGGCGACGAACTCGGGCTGGACGACGGCCTGATCGACACGGCCGAGGATCCGATCAGCCTGCGCAACCCGGGGGCGGTGGGTCGCGACGGCTGCCGCACCCCGATGCCGTGGGAACCCGGTCCCGGGTACGGCTTCACCACCGGCGACCCGTGGCTTCCCTTCGGCACCAACCGGTCCGGCACGCGCACTGCAGCCGCGCAGGCCGGTGACCCACGCTCGCCCCTCGAACGCACCCGGGCGCTCCTGCACGCCCGCCGCGGGCTGCCCGACCTCCTCGGGGATCTGCCCGCGACGTGGCTCGACGTCCCCGCGCCGCTGGTCGCCGTCCGCCGGGGTGACACCACCGTGGTGCTACACGTGGCCGACAGCGACGTCGATGGCGCTGCGGCCGTGCAGCTCGAGGTGGGCCGAGGGCGCCTCGTGTACGCCAGCGCCGAGGGGACCGACCTCGACGACGGCCACCTGGTGCTGCCACCGGACGCCGCCGCCATCGTCGTGCACAGCGGCGGCCGGCTGTGA
- a CDS encoding LacI family DNA-binding transcriptional regulator — protein MTIDDVAHRAEVSVATVSRALRDLPNVAPSTRERVLAAARELHYVADPSAARLASGRSLAVGLVVPMLGAWYYATAFSGAESVLTVAGYDLLPYTTSGPGGRDGFRERLPFRKRVDGLIAVDSPLLSDHLERLVADGLVVVTIGSRTDAASSLEVENAVAARLAVGHLIGLGHRRIGLIGGLDDEPFGFDAPQERHRGYDEALRAADLVRDPALVVPGNFSLDGGAEAMHQLLHLDQPPTAVFAMSDEMAIGAVQVARDAGLRVPEDLSIVGFDDHDVAAYVGLTTVRQDVLRTGERAAALLLEHLGGARLDVVHETIPTRLVVRRSTGPPPRGRSTES, from the coding sequence GTGACCATCGATGACGTCGCGCACCGCGCCGAGGTGTCGGTCGCGACCGTCTCCCGCGCCCTGCGTGACCTGCCCAACGTGGCGCCCTCGACCCGTGAACGGGTCCTGGCTGCCGCGCGCGAGCTGCACTACGTGGCCGACCCCTCGGCGGCGCGCCTGGCGTCGGGTCGCAGCCTCGCGGTCGGGCTCGTGGTGCCGATGCTCGGCGCGTGGTACTACGCGACGGCGTTCTCCGGAGCCGAGAGCGTGCTCACCGTCGCTGGCTACGACCTGCTGCCCTACACCACCTCGGGTCCCGGCGGACGCGATGGTTTCCGCGAGCGGCTGCCATTCCGCAAACGCGTCGACGGGTTGATCGCCGTCGATTCGCCGCTGTTGAGCGACCACCTCGAACGGCTCGTGGCGGACGGGCTCGTGGTAGTGACCATCGGTTCGCGGACCGACGCGGCCTCGTCGCTGGAGGTCGAGAACGCCGTGGCTGCCCGTCTGGCTGTGGGCCACCTGATCGGGCTCGGGCACCGGCGCATCGGGCTGATCGGTGGCCTCGACGACGAGCCCTTCGGGTTCGATGCGCCACAGGAGCGCCACCGCGGCTACGACGAGGCGCTGCGGGCTGCTGACCTGGTCCGCGACCCGGCCCTGGTGGTCCCCGGCAACTTCTCGCTCGATGGTGGCGCCGAGGCGATGCACCAGCTGCTGCACCTCGACCAGCCGCCGACGGCCGTCTTCGCCATGTCGGACGAGATGGCGATCGGCGCGGTGCAGGTTGCGCGCGATGCGGGCCTCCGTGTTCCCGAGGATCTGTCGATCGTCGGCTTCGACGACCACGATGTGGCAGCCTACGTCGGACTCACCACCGTCCGGCAGGACGTGCTGCGCACGGGCGAGCGCGCTGCGGCACTTCTGCTCGAACATCTCGGTGGCGCCCGGCTAGACGTGGTACACGAGACCATCCCGACGCGGCTCGTCGTGCGTCGGAGCACCGGACCCCCACCACGGGGGCGCAGCACCGAGAGCTGA
- a CDS encoding ABC transporter ATP-binding protein gives MANVVFEDVNKVYPDGYQAIFDLNLEIADGEFVILVGPSGCGKSTALRMVAGLEEITSGKLSIGDRVVNDLTPKERDIAMVFQSYALYPHMSVADNMGFALKLAKVDKKEIDRRVKEASDILGLDEHLDRKPKALSGGQRQRVAMGRAIVRSPQAFLMDEPLSNLDAKLRVQMRAEIAALQDRLGVTTVYVTHDQVEAMTMGDRVAVLKKGYLMQVDAPQVLYDRPDNLFVAGFMGSPSMNLAEAVIRKEDGKVWIELDRGENRLHVPDAALDRYPKVAERDGGKVAVGMRPEHFAPAEEVGPDQVWKQREVTLVELLGAEMLIHFSTTSAPIVTDDMKEAMDDEEAFEDLQRQAAEGGQSFTARFEPTYKAKLGDRKDVGFQTEHLHFFDAEHGHALR, from the coding sequence GTGGCGAACGTCGTCTTCGAGGACGTCAACAAGGTGTACCCGGACGGGTACCAGGCGATCTTCGATCTCAACCTCGAGATCGCGGACGGTGAGTTCGTCATCCTGGTCGGTCCGTCGGGGTGCGGGAAATCGACGGCGCTGCGCATGGTCGCGGGCCTCGAGGAGATCACCAGCGGCAAGCTGTCCATCGGTGACCGGGTCGTCAACGACCTGACACCGAAGGAGCGGGACATCGCGATGGTGTTCCAGAGCTACGCGCTCTACCCCCACATGTCGGTCGCCGACAACATGGGCTTCGCGCTCAAGCTCGCCAAGGTCGACAAGAAGGAGATCGACCGGCGCGTCAAGGAAGCCTCGGACATCCTCGGGCTCGACGAGCACCTCGACCGCAAGCCCAAGGCCCTCTCCGGCGGCCAGCGTCAGCGTGTGGCCATGGGGCGGGCGATCGTCCGCAGCCCGCAGGCCTTCCTGATGGACGAGCCGCTGTCCAACCTCGACGCCAAGCTGCGCGTCCAGATGCGTGCCGAGATCGCCGCGCTGCAGGACCGGCTCGGGGTCACCACCGTCTACGTCACCCACGACCAGGTCGAGGCGATGACCATGGGTGACCGCGTCGCCGTCCTCAAGAAGGGCTACCTGATGCAGGTCGACGCCCCCCAGGTCCTCTACGACCGCCCCGACAACCTCTTCGTCGCCGGGTTCATGGGGTCACCGTCGATGAACCTCGCCGAGGCTGTGATCCGCAAGGAGGACGGCAAGGTCTGGATCGAGCTCGACCGCGGCGAGAACCGCCTGCACGTCCCGGACGCCGCGCTCGACCGCTACCCGAAGGTCGCCGAACGCGACGGCGGCAAGGTCGCCGTCGGGATGCGTCCCGAGCACTTCGCCCCCGCCGAGGAAGTCGGCCCCGACCAGGTCTGGAAGCAGCGCGAGGTCACCCTCGTCGAGCTGCTCGGTGCCGAGATGCTCATCCACTTCAGCACCACGTCCGCGCCCATCGTCACCGACGACATGAAGGAGGCGATGGACGACGAGGAGGCCTTCGAGGATCTCCAGCGTCAGGCGGCGGAGGGCGGTCAGAGCTTCACGGCGCGGTTCGAGCCGACCTACAAGGCCAAGCTCGGGGACCGCAAGGACGTCGGCTTCCAGACCGAGCACCTGCACTTCTTCGACGCCGAGCACGGGCACGCGCTGCGCTGA